In candidate division KSB1 bacterium, the sequence GGCAATTCGTGCAGCCGGAACGCCACCTTTTCGGCGTGTTGTACGGCCCGCGCCACCACGCTGTGCGCCTGCCGGAATGGAATGCCCTTGCGAACGAGATAGTCGGCAATATCGGTGGCAAACAACCCGCTGTCGATGGCCGCGCGCATTTTGTCGCGCCGAAAACGGCAGGTGGCTAAAGCGCCGGCAAAAACCGCGAGGCAGTCGTGCGTTGTTTGCAGCGCGTCAAACACGATTTTTTTATCCTCCTGTAAATCGCGGCTGTAGCTCACCGGCACGCCTTTTTGGAGCGTCATGATCGAGGCCAGCAGACCGATCACCACGCCGGCTTTGCCGCGAATCAATTCGAACGCGTCGGGATTTTTTTTGTTGGGCATCATGCTCGAGCCGGTGGCGAATTTTTCGCCGGGGTCGATAAAGCCGAATTCCTGCGCGCTCCACAAAATAAAATCGTGGCTGTAGCGGCTCAAAGTGGTGCACACCTCGGTGCAAATAAAAACGATTTCGCTGCAAAAGCTTCTCGTGCCGGTGGCGTCGATGGAATTTTCCATGACCCGCGAAAAGCCCAGTTCTTTGGCGAGCAGTGGGCGGTCAATCGGAAACGCGGTGCCGGCAACGGCGCCGCTGCCCAGCGGCAGCTCGTCGATTCTTTCGGCAAAATCACGCAATTGCTCACAGTGCCGCCGGCATGAGGCAAACGCTGAAAGCAGGTAATGCGCCAGCCGAATCGGCTGCGCCTGTTGCGTATGCGTGTAACCGGGAAGAATGAAATCCTGGGAAACTTTGGCTTGTTCGACAATCACGCTGGCCAGATTGCAAATTGCCGCTTGCAACGTGCGAACTTGTTTTTTGAGATAAAGCCGGAAATCCGTGACGACTTGATCGTTGCGGCTGCGGCCGGTGTGGATCTTGGCGCCGGCGGCGCCGCTCACTTCGATCAAGCGCCGCTCGATGGCGACATGAATGTCTTCATCATGCGGCAGAAATTCAAACTGCCCGCGGCGAAATTCATTTTCAATGCGCCGCAGGCCATTTTGAATTTTCGTTTCTTCATCCGCCGTCAAAATTTTCGCGCGGCGCAGCGCTTTGGCCCAGGCGCGATTGACCGCAATGTCTTCCTGCCATAAGATGCCGTCGACTTCAATGGAGCGGCTGAATTTTTCCATCAACTCCGCCGGGCCGGTCGAGAACCTCCCGCCCCAAACCTTGGCAAGCCGATTTTGTAAATGACTCGAATCGGTTTTGCTTTTTTTGCTTTTTTTCCTTTTTTTCATTTTGCTTTTGCTCAGTCCCGCTTGAACTTGCTGTAATCCGGATGGCGGTATTCACTCGCGCCCGTGCCCTCGATGTCGATCAACGCCTTGACTTTCAGCGGCAGGCCGAAGAGATTGATGAAGCCTTCGGCATCGTGCTGATTGTAAACATCGTCTTCGCCAAAAGTGGCGTAATCCTCGCGATACAGTGAGTACGGCGATTTGCGGCCCTGCACGATCACGTTGCCTTTGTAAAGCTTGAGCCGCACCGTACCGGTCACTTTTTCCTGCGTTTTTTGAATGAACGCGTCGAGCGCCTGGCGCACCGGCGTGAACCATTGGCCGTTGTAAATCAACTCGGCGTAGCGCGGGGCCAGCGATTCTTTCATGCGCAGCAATTGGCCGGACAGCACCAGACTCTCCAATTCACGATGCGCCGTGTAAAGAATCGTACCGCCGGGCGTTTCGTAAACGCCACGCGATTTGATGCCGACCAGGCGATTTTCCACCATGTCGACGCGGCCAATGCCGTTTTCACCGCCGAGTTTGTTGAGCGCCATGAGCAATTTGACCGGCGACAGTTTCTCTCCATTCAACGCGGTCGGCTCGCCGTTTTCAAAATCCAAGGTGATGATCGTCGGGCGGTCCGGCGCGGCTTCCGGACTTACGGTCAAGCCGAACATGCTTTCCGGCGGCGCCTGCCAGGGGTCTTCCAGTTCGCCGCCCTCGCTCGAAAGATGCCAGAGGTTTTGATCGTGACTGTAAATTTTTGCCAGTGAGGCGGTGATGGGAACGTTTCTTTCTTTCGCGTAGCGAATGGCCTCCTCGCGCGAGCGAATTTTCCATTCACGCCACGGCGCAATGACGCGAAGCTTCGGATTGAGCGCTTTGTACGTCAATTCGAAGCGAACCTGATCGTTGCCTTTGCCGGTGCAGCCGTGCGACACCGCGTCCGCGCCTTCTTTTTCCGCGGTCAAGACTTGATGCTTGGCAATGATGGGCCGGGCGAAGGAGGTGCCGAGCAAATATTGGCCCTCGTAAATCGCGTGCGCTTTCAGCGTCGGATAAATGTACTCGCGAATAAACTCTTCGCGCAGATCATCGATATACACTTTGCTGGCGCCGGTTTTCAACGCCTTCTCCTTCAGCTCGGCCATGTTATCGCCCTGGCCGATGTCAGCGGTATAGGCAATGACTTCACAGCCATAATTTTCCTTCAACCAGGGAATGATGATCGAGGTATCGAGGCCGCCGGAATAGGCGAGCACGACTTTGCGGATTGGTTTGTCCATGAAAATTCTCCTTTCCTGATGAG encodes:
- the argH gene encoding argininosuccinate lyase codes for the protein MKKRKKSKKSKTDSSHLQNRLAKVWGGRFSTGPAELMEKFSRSIEVDGILWQEDIAVNRAWAKALRRAKILTADEETKIQNGLRRIENEFRRGQFEFLPHDEDIHVAIERRLIEVSGAAGAKIHTGRSRNDQVVTDFRLYLKKQVRTLQAAICNLASVIVEQAKVSQDFILPGYTHTQQAQPIRLAHYLLSAFASCRRHCEQLRDFAERIDELPLGSGAVAGTAFPIDRPLLAKELGFSRVMENSIDATGTRSFCSEIVFICTEVCTTLSRYSHDFILWSAQEFGFIDPGEKFATGSSMMPNKKNPDAFELIRGKAGVVIGLLASIMTLQKGVPVSYSRDLQEDKKIVFDALQTTHDCLAVFAGALATCRFRRDKMRAAIDSGLFATDIADYLVRKGIPFRQAHSVVARAVQHAEKVAFRLHELPMSFWRALHPAFDGEVLKCFDADVSVERRNALGGTSGAQVQRQLDEAKRWLQDAKREA
- a CDS encoding argininosuccinate synthase encodes the protein MDKPIRKVVLAYSGGLDTSIIIPWLKENYGCEVIAYTADIGQGDNMAELKEKALKTGASKVYIDDLREEFIREYIYPTLKAHAIYEGQYLLGTSFARPIIAKHQVLTAEKEGADAVSHGCTGKGNDQVRFELTYKALNPKLRVIAPWREWKIRSREEAIRYAKERNVPITASLAKIYSHDQNLWHLSSEGGELEDPWQAPPESMFGLTVSPEAAPDRPTIITLDFENGEPTALNGEKLSPVKLLMALNKLGGENGIGRVDMVENRLVGIKSRGVYETPGGTILYTAHRELESLVLSGQLLRMKESLAPRYAELIYNGQWFTPVRQALDAFIQKTQEKVTGTVRLKLYKGNVIVQGRKSPYSLYREDYATFGEDDVYNQHDAEGFINLFGLPLKVKALIDIEGTGASEYRHPDYSKFKRD